The nucleotide window AAAATCAAAAGGTGCTGACCAAGTAAAAGAACAAATCGCGATGGCGCAATTGTACTTGTACAAAGCGGTTGACATCATCACCCAAAAAGGGAAAGAAAGCATCATTTCTTTTGCCGAAGGCGATGAACAACGTATGATGTTAATGGGATTACGCCGTTATACCAAATACAACAACATGCCAAATGTTGTAGGTTTGAGAGAAACAATTACCTCAAAATTAATTTCTGAAAATGCTTACTCTTTCTAAATATTAACCTTTTTTAGTTTTTATTTGTTTAAAAAGCCGCTTGTCCCTGAATGACAAAGCGGCTTTTTTATTTAAAAGTGTTGACCACATTTATGACTTAATCTATATAAGTTTCTTTCAAAACTTCCTTTACTTTTGAGATTTCTTTTTCAGACAAATCCCCGAACACTTTTGTTATTTGCTCTCTATCTACTGTCCTAATTTGATCTAATGCAATTTGACCTTTTTTGCCATTGTGCGTTATTTCGACTCTTGTTGGATAAGATTTAGAACTACTTGTCATCGGGGCAATAACGATCGTCTGTAAATATTTATTCATTTCATTTGGAGAAATGATAACGCAAGGTCGTGTTTTCTTAATTTCACTTCCAATTGTTGGATCAAGATTGACCAAAACAATTTGATATTGCCTTAACTCCATTCTTCTAAATTTTCGTCTTCAAAAATATCGTTGATAAGTAATTTATCATCACCATTTTCATGCATTTTTTTAAAAGATTTTTCCCAACCACTTCTTGGTTCTGACTTAGGCTTTAAAATAATATAACCCTTCTCAAGAATAAGTTCAACCTTGTCAGTGATATTATATCTCTCAAGTAATGTCTTTGATAAACGAATTCCTTTTGAATTTCCAATTGGGATAACTGAAATGTCCATAATATACTTTTTTTAGTAACTACAAAGTTATTACAATTTTTAAAACTTTTAATTATATTCTCTTATTTATAAATCCACATTAGAACCGGTTTTGTACTTGAATTCAATATCGGCTCAATGATTTTAAAACTATTACCGAAAATTGTTGGACATCCCCAACCTTCGGCTTTTTTATTTTTTACCCATTGCACAATGGGTGTTTATATTAGTAATCCCCTTTTATTTACCCAATCGTTATACGCCATTTCAAATTTAATTTCGCCATTACCGTGGGTTCCAATTTCTTTCCAACCTGCTTTTCGATAAAATGTTTCTGCCCTTGTATTAGGAGCGGTTCCTAACCAAACCGTTTCTTTTGTTTGACTAAAATACCAATCAAGCATTATATCATGCAATTGTTTTCCAATTCCTTTTTTGTCAAAATCAGGATGAACAAATAAAGCCCAAATATTGTTGTCTTGAATATCTACAATTGAGAATCCAACAATTTGATTGTCTTTTTCACATACCCACCCTTTTCCTCTTTCCGTCAAAAATATTCTGCAATCTTCGTCGGTTACAAGATTAGGATTTGACAATGTGTTTTCTTTTACCGCATTTCTTACAAACTGTATTTCTTTAATATCGTCAATATTTGCTTCTCTTATTTTCATAATCAATTTTAAACTATTTATAAATCCACATTAGAACCGTTTTTGTACTTGAATTCAATATCGGATTCCGAACCATTAACTTTTCCTCTATCTTTTTAAATTAAAGCCAACAAATAACCAATTATTGAACCTCCAAAAACAACAAAAGCACTGTTGATTTTCCTATAACCAAATGTAATTCCAATACTCAAAACAGCAATCAATATTGTGCGCCAATCGGTGATGGTGTCTTTTCCCATATCAAAACATACGGCCACAATAATCGCTACCGAAGCCACATTAACGGCATCCAAAAAGGCCGAAAACAATTTTGAATCCCGCATTTTCTTTACAAGTGGATTGAGCAATGCGACAAATACAAATGAAGGTAAAAATATCGCAATTGTCGAAACAATAGCTCCCGTCAAACCATTGATTTGATAACCGATAAATGTCACCGAAGAAAAAACGGGTCCTGGCGTAAATTGCCCCACAGCGATAGCATCTATCAGTTGTTGTCGTGTCAAAATTCCTGTTGAAACCAATTCGGTGTCGAGAAAGGCAAACAACACATAACCGCTTCCATAAAGTATCGCACCAATTTTAAGGAAAATCAAAAACAACTTTGCGTTGCTCGTAGAAAGCATCGTTTGATTATTTATTTGCAAAAATGCCAATGGCATAAAAACACTTAATTTGTTTGATTTACTGTTCCGCCAATAGGCCAAAAACAACGCAAAAAATCCCGCACCAAACATCAGGTAAATTTCGTTGAAACCCGCCAATGACCCAATCAAGACAATCAACCCGATAATGGCTAGTTCGATTGATTTCAGGGATTTTTTTGCCAAAGGAAAAACAGCACCAAGAATAACAGCAATAATGGCCGGTTTTATTCCGTAAATAAAAGGTTGTACTTCGGGAAGTTGTCCGTATTGTTTGTATAGCCACGCAAAAAATCCCGTAATGAAAACAGCCGGAAGAATGAAACAAAGCCCTGCAATGATTAAACCTTTCCAACCGCCTTTTTCGTGCCCGACATGAATAGCCATTTCGGTGCTGTTGGGACCGGGAATCAGGTTTGTAGCACCTATCAAATCCAAGAAATGCTGCTCAGTAAGCCATTTTCTTTTTACAACCACTTCTTCCTGCATCATTGCAATATGTGCCGCAGGCCCGCCAAAAGCAGTAACACCTAACCTCAAAAATAATTTTGCTATTTCTTTTAGATTTTGGTTATTGTTCATGAGTGATAGAATTGTGATTATTTTAAATTAATAATGTTCTCGATGGAACATATATACGCAACGATAGTTCAGAATTACTTCGTCAGTTCGCTATCGCTCGGGTGCATTCTGTGCGGTCATGTTGAAAATCTACGAGCGAATCTTGCTATTACAATTTTCATTTTAAACTAACGATTTCTATAACTTCACATTCGGCGGTTTTATGAAAACCTTCAACAAAATAGGCTTTCAAACCAATTTTTATACGTTCTCGATGGAACCCAAAAAATGTTTCATTGATAATCCACATTTGTGCTTTTCCATAAGTTGGAACGCGAATAGATTTGTCCAAAATCACATTATTTTCTTTGTCAAGAAATTCAGGCCAAATCATCCATGTTTTTTTAAAGTTTTCGTCTTCATTATACATAAAGTCGGAACGATAGACTTGAATTGGATTTCCTGTTTTTCGGCCACCTTCTTCAGCAGAGAAAAAGCGATACTTAACAATAAAGTCACACTTTCTATTTCTGACTAGTTCGTATGGTTTATGGCTTTCCATATAGTTTTATAAGTTGTTTTGAGGCAGTAATAACCGATGGCACATATATACACAACGATAGCAGAATTACTTCGTCAATTCGCTACCGCTCAAGTGCATTCTGCGCTATCGTTGTTGAGACATATCAAGGACGTTCGGCTTTTTAGTTTATAGGCTTTTCCATTATCACTTTTGAAAATACCTCTCGGAATTTTATAGTATACTGAACTAACCAATCCAAAGCTTCATTAACTTTTCCATCGTCATTAAAGTTTGTTGAATGCGTTAACATTAAAACCTTGTCTTTATTGTTTGGATTAGGATTCCATTGAAGTTTAACACCTAATTTAGTTTCAATTTCTTCTTTTCTACTTTCTAAATATGGTAACATATCGTCAGCAATTTTATTGCTAATATAAACCCTAACGCCAACATTACTTTGTTCAGTGTTACAAAAGTTTGACAAACTAATATAGGATTTTCCTAAACTAATGTCATACCAATATTGAGCTCTTGGCGTTTGCAAGGAACCAATTTTTCTTGTTTCTGCGAGTTTTGTTCTAAAACGATTCCAAAATTCCAATTGGAACTTTCTCTTGTCGGACATATCTTCTGCGGCGATAGAACGGTTTACTTGTCTCACAGCTAAATTTGGTTTGCTAATCACATTAAATTTTACTGCTGGATTACTATTGTCAATTTGCCAAAGTTCGACTTGTACGCCATAAAAAGATATTTCGTCAGAAGTATGGTCATTCAACCAATCCAAGGCTTTTTTTATGTTCTGCTGTAAAGTTTGTTGCAATCCAAATAATTGTTGAAGCGTCTAGAACGGAAGCGTATGTTATAGCTTTGCCTAAATGGTCGTGATTGGTTTTTTCAAGTTGATTCTCAATAACAACATACTTATTTGTAGCTGTATCTTTTGCTAAAATGTCAGCCGAATATGGACCGCATTGAACTTCGATATTTTCAACTTCTAATTCAATTCCAACGGCTTCGTTTATTTCAGAGATGTTTTGTGCTAACCAAGGCGTAAAATCTCTAGCTTCGTTTGCCCATTTTACTCTTGTTGTAACTGTTTTTAAAATTCCAAGTTCCATATATTTTCTTTGTAAGATATTCGTGTTTAAAGCTGACCGCTAACTCATTTATATATCTGACAAAACTAGACTTATCACCCCAAATTGGGGTGTATAAGTCTGATGAATCTCAGACTTTATTCATGGCAATATACAAACAAATAGTTATAAATTATCAAAAAAAACTCACGGCATCAGCGATTTTTTAACAAATCGCAATCTGATTTTTGTCTATTTCCACCCTATTCACATGAACTCCATTATAGTCATAAATTCGTTCCCGGAGTTTAAGTTCAAGACAACTTGTTCAACCCCTTGAATGATCTCCTTGAGTGCAAGGGAACTCGTCAAACCCCTTGAATGATCTCCTTGAGTTCAAGGGAGCTTGTCAAACCCCTTGGACGGTCTCCTTGAGTTCAAGGGAGCCTGCCAAACCCCTTGAATGATCTCTCTGAGTGCAAGGGAACTCGTTCAACCTCTTTGACAGCTTCCCTTTTTTTGAAAAAAAGGCATTTTTGAATATTTTGTGATAAACCCCGGATTATTTGTAAGAAAAAACTAAATATTATAGTTTCATTAATTATTAATCTTACAAAAACCACAATTATGAAACTTAACCCAATTGCCATTTCCCAACTTACTTATCTTGACAGCGGTCAATTTATAGTACGTTATCTTACTGATTATGCAGCTTCGGGCTTAGATCCCGCTTCCGATTCTGTGTTTAAGGAACTCCATGATGATTTGGTAAATCAATCGCCAATTTTCAATCAGGCATTAATGCAGATTAGAACCCAAACCGAAACAGAGGAATTGACAATTCTAGATGCCGCTAGGGACCAAAAAATAGCGGCACTGCGCAGGGCGCATTCCGTATTTGAACATACGGATGATTCCGATGAAAAAGCCTCGGAAATAATATTGGCTCACTATATTAATATTCTATTTATCTTTTTATAACAACTTTTTTCTTTCCATTCTTTCTTTAGCTTCGGCTAAAAGCAAATGTATTTTTTCTTCAAATTGTTTTTTAGGAGGTAAATCAGTCCAATACTCGGCTACCATTATTCCGTCTTTGTGCATTTCGAGTAATTCTATTTGTTCCCTACTACTTTCGGCACAAAGTATTAAACCAATAGGGGTATTTTCTCCTTCTTGCTTTTCATGTTTGTCCAACCATTTGAGATACAATTCCATTTGCCCTTTGTGCTTGGCTTGAAATTTACCCAATTTTAATTCTATGGCTATTAATCTTTTTAATTTCCGATGGTAGAAAAGCAAGTCTAAATTGAAATCCTCACCGTCTATAATCATTCTTTTTTGGCGTTCTACAAATGTAAATCCTTTACCTAATTCAAGAATAAATTTTTCTAAATCATACAATACGGCTTGTTCCAAATCCTTTTCCAAATAAGCATTCCCTAAATTTAAAAAATCTAACAAATAAGGATCCTTAAAAGTATTTGGCAGCGTACTTTCTATTTGAACTGTTTGTGAATTAGCTATTGCAGTACGTTCAAACGTTTTAGATGCAATCAGTTTTCGCAGTTCCCTGACACTCGTTAAGTGATTAATGACCTGATGTGCATAAAACAATCTAGCTTCAGGACTCTTGATGGGTAATAACTCTATAAAGTGAGACCAACTCAATTGTCTTGACAGTGTCACGACAATTTGCCTGTCCATAAATTGTTCTGCAAAACGAAGCATTCGCCTGAGGTTTTTCTCTGTAAAGTTCCTCCCATATTTGTTTTCCAATTGTGCCGACAGTGTCGGCACAATTTGTTTTCCGTATTCAGCGCGTTTGTTTTGAAGTATAGTTTCATTTATGCGAAAACCAATTTGCCAAAAAAGTAAAGTTAAAACACTGTTGTTTTGAACAATAACCTGCTGTTGACTTTGCTCCACAAGTTCGGATAACTCATTGAGTAAATCGGTTTCAATAATCATCATATCATTTGATTTTTCTGTCATGCTCTTATTGGTGGATTAATGTAAAAACATTATGCTTTCTTAAAGATAATTATCTCTTGTTTTTTTAAGCGAATACAGTGACTTTGTACCATAAAAAGGTCTCTAATTAGTTGCTAATATATAAACTTTTTTTTACAATTTTGTCCATCTTAATTTTATTAAAAAACAGATAGAAATGACAAATCTGTTACCGAAATAAGTGACTTTTACAAGGATGACAAGTTTGTGAAATATCGGAATGCTAATTTTTGAAATTGTCATTGCTATTCCAATTGCCATTGCTATTGCAGTCTCCCGCGTGAGGGATAGGAACAAGCTACCAAAGTAGCGTGGATAGCCCGACCCCGCTAAGAAAAAGGCCCGACTCACCATATAGAAGAGTGGGGCCTGTTTCTTAACGGGGGCACGCCCAAACTATTCTTTTAAATCATTTTCAACAGTGATTTTGTTTGGCGTATCGTCCATCCAAGCCACGAATAATTTATAACCTATAGAAAACACAATTGGCCCTACAAACAAACCGATAAATCCGGACATCATGAATCCGCCAATTACTCCTAGAAAAATAACGAGCATAGGAACCATAGCTCCTTTTCCCAACAATAATGGTTTTAGTACATTGTCCGATAGTCCGCTAAGGATGAAAAAGATTGTCCAACCAATTGCTGCTGTGGTATTGTCTAATGAAAACAGGTAGGCAATTACTCCAAGATTAACAATGATAGGTCCTACTTGAATGATGGAAAGCATCAAACACAATACCGTCAACACTCCCGCGAAAGGGACGCCACAGCCAAAAAGCCCAACGGCCTGTATCAAGGTTTGAATGATGGCTACTCCCAAGATTCCTTTTACAACCTGATAGACTGTTGACACAGATATATCCAAAAATTCATCGCCGGAATCGCCTGAAATTCTTTTGATAAAATTGGTTGCCAAGTTTTGCGCGCTTGTCGAAACCATCAATACTCCTGCAATAATAACAGATAGGATAATTGACAGCAAAGAGGCTATTGAGCTCGCTGCTTTTCCTAATAATGCTTTTGATACTTCTACGATTTGTTCCTTATATTCGAGTACTCCTTTTTCCATATCGGTCGATAAAGCGTAAAGGAAATTGTATGCTTTGTCCCCTATTATCGGCCAATCTTTGATGTTTTCTCCCGGTGTTGCCACTTTAAGGGTTCCGTTTTCAACTCCTGTTTTTAATTCGGCAACTGTTGAAGTAACCGAATTGAAAAATGCCACTGTAGGCAAAATAATAAGCGCCAAAATAGTTACAGTAATAATGAAGGAAGCCAAGCTTTTGCGTCCCTTCAATTTTTTTTGCAAAAAATTAAATCCCGGGTACAGCACGATCGCCAATATAATTGCCCAAAGAATCGGCATCATAAAAGGTAGTAAAAGTTTAATGCAAAATCCTAAAATCAGGAAAACGAGTCCTAACTGTAGAATAACTTCGAAGAGTTGTTTGCTTTTGTATGGGTTTGAATTTTCCATAAGAGTTGGTTTAAGGGATTAGTTAAAATTAAATATCATTATTGTTGATTTTTCTTTTTTTGGAAGTGTTTTCATTGGCATCCGAAACAAGACGTCCAATAAGGATCACGGGATACAAAACCCCAATAATGGCTTCGACTTGTACCAATGACCTCGCAACGGGATGCAATGGAAAAATATCTCCATAACCGGTAGTTGTAATTGTTATATAACTAAAATACAAAAAATTAGCTTGTAAAGTATTGCTTTCAAAAGCCGGTAAGGTGATTTGAAAAGCCCCCGGAATGTGTTCATACACAAACTGATAAATCACCGACCATAAATTGGCCAAAATCATATACACCACAATGGAACCGATTACTCGGTATTCGGTAATTGGTCCAGGTTCGAAAACTTTTTTCAAAACCAAAACAATCAGCAATACAAATGTGGCAATGGTGAAAAATATATCGGCAAACAAGAGAAAAGGCGTTCGCTGAAAAACCGTTATCCAATTAAAAAGGACAAAGAAAAAAGGAATAATTATAAATGAAACTGTTTGCTTTCTCGATTTAGACAAGGAAATAATCCCCGCTACCAAAAACAGCATCCAAAACAGATTTATAATAACCATAAAGAAAGAATAGCTTCCAAATATGGGGATCAGTACAAAATGCATAATAAAAAGCAAGACAAACATTCCGCTTAGTCCACTTTCCTTACTCCACAAATGATTCAAGAATCGGTATTTTTTTTTGTTCATAGTTTCTGAGATTCTAAGTTTCTAAGCTGCTGAGTCTTTTTAATTGTTAATTTTTTCTTTGCGTCTTCGCGTCTTTGCGTGTCCAATTTCTCGCAAAGTCGCAAAGACGCAAAGTATGCGTGCCGAAAATCTATAATTTCAACCAACGGTTAAAACCTTTGGCTATACAAGTCAAAGTCTTTAAAATCTTAGTTTCTTAGAAACTTAGAGTCTTAGTAACTTTCTCAAAATGGTATCGGCTCCACCGACACGCTTCCTATTGGTCTTCGTCCTAATTTAAAGAGCAACAGAACCAAAATCGGGAAAAAACATAAGGCCGACATCACCAGATAAATATCCTTATAGGCCAACATCATTGCTGATTTTGACGTTTCGTTCGAAAGGCTTTTTTCGGCTTTTTTTTGGGCTTCCCAAGCCGACAGTCCTTTCATCATAAATATTTTTTTATTTTGATCCAATTCAGCTTTTGCCACCGGGTTCAACTCCGATAATTGTTGACTAAGACCGGTTTTATGCTGTACATTCATATTGGAAATAAAAGTTCCAAGAATTGCCCCGCCCAACAACGAAGCGAAAACTGCCCGCGAAATTACCCCGCTCATCATTCGGGAATCACCTAGATTTTTTGGGACTTTTTCAGAAATATAAAGCGAAGCCGCCGGATACAAAAAACCAATGGCAAGCCCTTTGAAAATAAATGGACCGAAAAAATCGGTTGTATCTATTTCGGGATAAAACCTAAAATAGAGAATGATATGATACAGACCGTAACAGGCAAAACCCGAAACCCAAAGCGTTGCCAGATAAATTCGTTTAAACAAAAGATAAGTCGAAAGCGGAATGGCTATAAAAAGCCCAATCAGAATTGCCAAATGCGTTCGGGCGACATAAATACTGTCAAAACCCAAAATATTGGTCATAAATCCGGTCACAACGCTTCCCGTGCCGTTCATCATTCCGGTGTAAAAAAAGAGAAACGAACCCAAAACAACGTTTTTGTATTTATAAACATCGGGATTTATCAACGGCTCTTTGGTAAACCGAACGTGCATCAGATACATTCCAACGATCAGCAACAAAAAAGCAATTGCCATCGAAACTTTGGGATCCGAAAGCCAGTTTCTAGTTTGTCCTTCGGCACAAAGAAAAAGAATCACAACCAAAAACAATTGTAAAATCCCCCACCCTCGCCAATCAAATTGAAAAGGAGATTTCATTGGTGCCACATCTTTTCTATAAAAAACCCAAGCCAAAAGTATTGCTACCAAAAAATTGATATTCAAGAAATAAACCCCAAAAGTCCAATTGTGAATACTTGTCATCTGCGTCCCAAAATATTGGTATAGTTGCTTGCTCCCCTGAAGGATAAACTGCACGATTCCGTACAAAATGGGCATATTGAACGTAGGGTTGTATTTTAAAAGTATCGGGATTATAGTTGCAAAAATTCCTATTATAGATAAAATAGCCAGCAAAGCTCGCCAAACCGTAAACCATTCGATTGTGCTTGCAAACAACGAAGCGGTATTGCAAATAATCGACAAAAAACTAACCGACAAAATCATCGTCCGCACCTTAATTTGCTTTCCTATTTTCAGTCCCAAAGGCAAAAATCCCAACATCGCAAAAAACGGAATATAAGTCGAATAGGTAAACGCAGTTGTGGATGCCCCAAAATGTCCCAATATCTGCGAGTTGTCATAAGAAGTCACATTCATGGCATTAAAAAAAGGAATTGTAAGAACATATAGTCCTACAAGGGTAAACACACTTCCTTTTTTGATTAAAGCCATTTAATATCGCTGTTTAAAAGTCATTTTAAATTTTAGGAGCAGAAAGACTAGGCATTCTCAGCCAAGATTGTTCCCGCTATCCGTTGCAATCTTATAAGCCGACCCCCGGCTTATAAGGATTTCCACTGCTATCGGGGCTAAAAGCCAGCATTAGGCATTTTTGGAAATTATTTTATGTAAATCATTCTGTATCGTTTCAGACCTAACAGATTTTAGAAACACAAGTGTTCGGAAGACCTTAAAACCTTGATTTCGAACAATGTACCACTTAAAAACATATCATTCTACTTTACGTTTGATATTTCGACAACGTATTATCCGTAAAGATTTGTCATTTCGACCAGCGGGAGAAATCACATAACGTAATCAACTAGTGTGATTCCTCGTTCCTCGGAATGACAAACTGTGTGTAAAATCTGTTGAATTTAACTCTTCCGAACACTTATGTTTTAAAAACCTGTCAGGTCTCTGAAAAGCTATTTGTATTATTTATTAATATCCACGGTCACATTCATTCCCGGTTTTACCTCTGCCAATTCTTTTCCGGTAGCTTCAAAATTAATTTTTACAGGGATACGTTGCGTGATTTTGACAAAATTTCCCGTAGAATTATCAGGTTCCACCATCGAAAACTTGGCTCCCGTTGCCGGCGAAAAACCGACTACTTTCCCTTTAAATTCTTTCCCGTCAAGTGCATCAATAGTAATAGTTGCCTCTTGCCCCAACTTAATTTTTTCGATTTGGGTCTCCTTAAAATTGGCATTTACCCATAACTTATCACTCAAAACCATCGTTGCCACCACCTGATTGGCATTTATCAATTCACCAACCGATATGGTTCTTTCTCCAACATAACCATCAGCCTGAGCAATGATATAAGTGTAGGACAATTGCAACATAGCATTTTCCAAATCGGCTTTCTTTCTCGCAACAGTAGCGTTTGCCGCTTCGAGATTGGTGTGGCTTTGTACGGTGGTCGATTTGCTTGCCAATAATCCTTTTTCCCCTGCTGCCAAATATGCTTTTGTCGATTGCAGTTTGGAAACCACC belongs to Flavobacterium aquiphilum and includes:
- a CDS encoding type II toxin-antitoxin system PemK/MazF family toxin — protein: MELRQYQIVLVNLDPTIGSEIKKTRPCVIISPNEMNKYLQTIVIAPMTSSSKSYPTRVEITHNGKKGQIALDQIRTVDREQITKVFGDLSEKEISKVKEVLKETYID
- a CDS encoding AbrB/MazE/SpoVT family DNA-binding domain-containing protein; amino-acid sequence: MDISVIPIGNSKGIRLSKTLLERYNITDKVELILEKGYIILKPKSEPRSGWEKSFKKMHENGDDKLLINDIFEDENLEEWS
- a CDS encoding GNAT family N-acetyltransferase gives rise to the protein MKIREANIDDIKEIQFVRNAVKENTLSNPNLVTDEDCRIFLTERGKGWVCEKDNQIVGFSIVDIQDNNIWALFVHPDFDKKGIGKQLHDIMLDWYFSQTKETVWLGTAPNTRAETFYRKAGWKEIGTHGNGEIKFEMAYNDWVNKRGLLI
- the chrA gene encoding chromate efflux transporter, coding for MNNNQNLKEIAKLFLRLGVTAFGGPAAHIAMMQEEVVVKRKWLTEQHFLDLIGATNLIPGPNSTEMAIHVGHEKGGWKGLIIAGLCFILPAVFITGFFAWLYKQYGQLPEVQPFIYGIKPAIIAVILGAVFPLAKKSLKSIELAIIGLIVLIGSLAGFNEIYLMFGAGFFALFLAYWRNSKSNKLSVFMPLAFLQINNQTMLSTSNAKLFLIFLKIGAILYGSGYVLFAFLDTELVSTGILTRQQLIDAIAVGQFTPGPVFSSVTFIGYQINGLTGAIVSTIAIFLPSFVFVALLNPLVKKMRDSKLFSAFLDAVNVASVAIIVAVCFDMGKDTITDWRTILIAVLSIGITFGYRKINSAFVVFGGSIIGYLLALI
- a CDS encoding DUF4268 domain-containing protein; translated protein: MQQTLQQNIKKALDWLNDHTSDEISFYGVQVELWQIDNSNPAVKFNVISKPNLAVRQVNRSIAAEDMSDKRKFQLEFWNRFRTKLAETRKIGSLQTPRAQYWYDISLGKSYISLSNFCNTEQSNVGVRVYISNKIADDMLPYLESRKEEIETKLGVKLQWNPNPNNKDKVLMLTHSTNFNDDGKVNEALDWLVQYTIKFREVFSKVIMEKPIN
- a CDS encoding PDDEXK nuclease domain-containing protein — its product is MTEKSNDMMIIETDLLNELSELVEQSQQQVIVQNNSVLTLLFWQIGFRINETILQNKRAEYGKQIVPTLSAQLENKYGRNFTEKNLRRMLRFAEQFMDRQIVVTLSRQLSWSHFIELLPIKSPEARLFYAHQVINHLTSVRELRKLIASKTFERTAIANSQTVQIESTLPNTFKDPYLLDFLNLGNAYLEKDLEQAVLYDLEKFILELGKGFTFVERQKRMIIDGEDFNLDLLFYHRKLKRLIAIELKLGKFQAKHKGQMELYLKWLDKHEKQEGENTPIGLILCAESSREQIELLEMHKDGIMVAEYWTDLPPKKQFEEKIHLLLAEAKERMERKKLL
- a CDS encoding AI-2E family transporter, producing the protein MENSNPYKSKQLFEVILQLGLVFLILGFCIKLLLPFMMPILWAIILAIVLYPGFNFLQKKLKGRKSLASFIITVTILALIILPTVAFFNSVTSTVAELKTGVENGTLKVATPGENIKDWPIIGDKAYNFLYALSTDMEKGVLEYKEQIVEVSKALLGKAASSIASLLSIILSVIIAGVLMVSTSAQNLATNFIKRISGDSGDEFLDISVSTVYQVVKGILGVAIIQTLIQAVGLFGCGVPFAGVLTVLCLMLSIIQVGPIIVNLGVIAYLFSLDNTTAAIGWTIFFILSGLSDNVLKPLLLGKGAMVPMLVIFLGVIGGFMMSGFIGLFVGPIVFSIGYKLFVAWMDDTPNKITVENDLKE
- a CDS encoding ion channel encodes the protein MNKKKYRFLNHLWSKESGLSGMFVLLFIMHFVLIPIFGSYSFFMVIINLFWMLFLVAGIISLSKSRKQTVSFIIIPFFFVLFNWITVFQRTPFLLFADIFFTIATFVLLIVLVLKKVFEPGPITEYRVIGSIVVYMILANLWSVIYQFVYEHIPGAFQITLPAFESNTLQANFLYFSYITITTTGYGDIFPLHPVARSLVQVEAIIGVLYPVILIGRLVSDANENTSKKRKINNNDI
- a CDS encoding MFS transporter — its product is MALIKKGSVFTLVGLYVLTIPFFNAMNVTSYDNSQILGHFGASTTAFTYSTYIPFFAMLGFLPLGLKIGKQIKVRTMILSVSFLSIICNTASLFASTIEWFTVWRALLAILSIIGIFATIIPILLKYNPTFNMPILYGIVQFILQGSKQLYQYFGTQMTSIHNWTFGVYFLNINFLVAILLAWVFYRKDVAPMKSPFQFDWRGWGILQLFLVVILFLCAEGQTRNWLSDPKVSMAIAFLLLIVGMYLMHVRFTKEPLINPDVYKYKNVVLGSFLFFYTGMMNGTGSVVTGFMTNILGFDSIYVARTHLAILIGLFIAIPLSTYLLFKRIYLATLWVSGFACYGLYHIILYFRFYPEIDTTDFFGPFIFKGLAIGFLYPAASLYISEKVPKNLGDSRMMSGVISRAVFASLLGGAILGTFISNMNVQHKTGLSQQLSELNPVAKAELDQNKKIFMMKGLSAWEAQKKAEKSLSNETSKSAMMLAYKDIYLVMSALCFFPILVLLLFKLGRRPIGSVSVEPIPF
- a CDS encoding HlyD family secretion protein, whose amino-acid sequence is MSEDNTTNEAAVKSEKKRNTILTILSFVFIIGGGIWILSLFFDFHRYETTNNAQVESYINSITARATGHVAAIKFDSHQFVHKGDTLVILDDEEYQIKVKQAEADLAVAQGNLHSLEQAVITAISNEAASKEKLSGDMADLEKAQKDYERFKNMYADSAVTRNQYDQVVSKLQSTKAYLAAGEKGLLASKSTTVQSHTNLEAANATVARKKADLENAMLQLSYTYIIAQADGYVGERTISVGELINANQVVATMVLSDKLWVNANFKETQIEKIKLGQEATITIDALDGKEFKGKVVGFSPATGAKFSMVEPDNSTGNFVKITQRIPVKINFEATGKELAEVKPGMNVTVDINK